From the genome of Syntrophorhabdaceae bacterium:
ATACCCCATGACGCCTTCAACGGGCATTATGCTTTATATAGCAGGAAAAGCAAAAGAGTATGGGATCATTGTGGAGCAGGCAGAGGACGAGATAGCGGCCATCAATATGGCTTTGGGCGCGTCATTTGCCGGGATCAGGGCCATGACAGGGACTTCCGGAGGGGGATTTGCCCTTATGGTCGAGGGCTTGTCCCTTGCTGCCATGACTGAGACCCCGATCGTTATTGCCCTTGCCCAGAGACCGGGCCCGGCGACAGGGCTGCCGACGAGGACCGAACAGGGTGACCTGCTTTTTGCCCTCCACGCGGGACATGGTGAATTCCCCCGGGTGATCTTCGCGCCCGGCAAGCCTGAGCAGGGGTTCCTCCTTGCCAACAAGGCCTTTGAGATATCACAGAAATATCAGATACCTGTATTTATACTGACAGACCAGTACCTTGCGGACGCACAGTGGACAGTCGAACATTTTGATCTTAATGGACTTTCCCTTAATGAATACAGGACGTCGGGAGAGGCGTGCAGCGGCCGGTACATGCGCCACGCCTTTACGGACAACGGGGTGTCGCCATTCTGTGTCCCCGGGCTGATATCCGGCCTTGTCGTGACGGATAGCGATGAGCATGACGAGGAAGGCCACATCATCGAGGACGCCGCGACACGGATAAAGATGGTTGATAAGCGGCTCTTTAAAAAGCTTCCGCTCATTCAGCAGGAGATCGAACCGCCTCTGTTCTACGGGCGCAACAAACCGGAGATCGTAATTATTGGCTGGGGCTCAACATACGGAATAATGAAAGAAGCCGTCGATATCCTGTCAAAGAAACAAAATATTGCGATGCTTCATTTCAGTGAGATCTATCCTTTCCCTTCTGTCGATAAATTTGATTACCTGGGTATGCTGAAAGGGGCGAAAATGACCATCTGCGTTGAACAGAACGCCACCAATCAATTCGCACGGCTTATGAAGACCGAAACGGGTTTTGAATGCAGCGCGCTGATAAACAGATATGACGGGAGGCCGTACCTGCTGGAAGAATTTCTTGGAGAATTGTATGCCCACATCGGATGATTATAAAGGACAGACGCCTGCCTGGTGTCCTGGGTGCGGTAATTTCAGCATCCTGAAGGTCTTTAAAGAGGCCCTGGCGGAGCTTGGTATTGAGCCTCATCAGCTTGCGATCGTTTCAGGTATAGGACAGGCGGGAAAATTTCCCCACTATATCCGTTGCAACACGTTC
Proteins encoded in this window:
- a CDS encoding 2-oxoacid:acceptor oxidoreductase subunit alpha codes for the protein MKIGGEAGQGIQTVGDSLARVFSRSGYHVFTSQDYESRVRGGHNTYQIRLSDRPVTASRAVVDIIVAFDRESVALHEKELSEIGIVVYDPAMLGETFAKPNFLSIPFVDLAVKDGGNRIMANIVAIGAVLGMLGMGIELLFDVLLSTLKKRDEDTVNKNKIAAVAGYNYAGHNCVQCSFSIVQLSNRKMLASTNDAIASGAIASGCKFYSAYPMTPSTGIMLYIAGKAKEYGIIVEQAEDEIAAINMALGASFAGIRAMTGTSGGGFALMVEGLSLAAMTETPIVIALAQRPGPATGLPTRTEQGDLLFALHAGHGEFPRVIFAPGKPEQGFLLANKAFEISQKYQIPVFILTDQYLADAQWTVEHFDLNGLSLNEYRTSGEACSGRYMRHAFTDNGVSPFCVPGLISGLVVTDSDEHDEEGHIIEDAATRIKMVDKRLFKKLPLIQQEIEPPLFYGRNKPEIVIIGWGSTYGIMKEAVDILSKKQNIAMLHFSEIYPFPSVDKFDYLGMLKGAKMTICVEQNATNQFARLMKTETGFECSALINRYDGRPYLLEEFLGELYAHIG